The Rhodopirellula islandica genome includes a region encoding these proteins:
- a CDS encoding Gfo/Idh/MocA family protein translates to MPKPHPTPESQSVSRRRFQKTAATTFVLSAGTALSRAQAAGSNDRVGLGFIGVANRGSQLMKAFAEHKDCQPVAVCDVDSQAMATAAAKAGETAGGSVFQTGDYRDLLERSDVDAVVIASPDHWHALQMISACQAGKDVYVEKPLSATIFEGRAMVKAARKFNRVTQVGTHRRSSPLYHELAGRVQDDLLGKVCVSRAYRLSNMAPAGIGKLPTSKPPAHLNWDMWVGPRAEQPYQDNIAPYKFRWWQDYSSQMGNWGVHYLDAIRWCLGEEAPSSVCAMGGRFGVDDDRTIPDTMEVTFQFASGRLAVFGQYETSMNPTLASGEIELRGTKGTAYVSERQYEILPERRGQFSKQENFAKPETRSEVSNNHVLTVNHARNFLDCMVSRERCHADIEIGHRSTTFCHLANISQTLGKRLEWDAKAERFTNDEAANEMLHYEYRAPWKLPTV, encoded by the coding sequence ATGCCAAAGCCCCATCCCACCCCCGAGTCGCAATCCGTCTCGCGTCGTCGTTTCCAAAAAACAGCCGCGACCACATTTGTGCTCTCCGCCGGAACGGCTTTGTCGCGTGCCCAGGCAGCGGGATCCAACGATCGCGTCGGTCTGGGGTTCATCGGCGTCGCCAACCGTGGCAGCCAATTGATGAAGGCCTTCGCGGAGCACAAGGATTGTCAGCCTGTGGCGGTCTGTGATGTGGATTCCCAAGCGATGGCGACGGCCGCGGCAAAAGCAGGCGAAACCGCGGGCGGCAGCGTCTTTCAGACCGGTGACTACCGTGATTTGTTGGAACGTTCCGACGTCGATGCCGTGGTCATCGCCAGCCCCGATCATTGGCACGCCTTGCAAATGATCTCGGCTTGCCAAGCGGGGAAGGACGTTTACGTCGAAAAGCCACTCTCGGCGACGATTTTCGAAGGCCGAGCGATGGTCAAGGCCGCTCGCAAGTTCAACCGGGTCACGCAGGTCGGCACGCATCGCCGTAGCAGTCCGCTGTATCACGAATTGGCCGGGCGGGTGCAGGATGATTTGTTGGGGAAAGTCTGCGTGTCACGCGCGTACCGGCTCAGCAACATGGCTCCCGCTGGCATCGGCAAGCTTCCCACGTCGAAGCCACCCGCCCATCTGAACTGGGACATGTGGGTGGGCCCGCGGGCCGAGCAACCCTATCAAGACAACATCGCCCCGTACAAATTTCGTTGGTGGCAGGACTACAGTTCGCAAATGGGGAATTGGGGAGTGCACTACCTCGACGCGATTCGTTGGTGCCTGGGCGAAGAGGCACCGTCCAGCGTTTGTGCGATGGGCGGACGTTTTGGTGTCGACGATGACCGCACGATCCCGGACACGATGGAGGTGACATTCCAATTCGCATCGGGTCGATTGGCGGTCTTTGGACAATACGAAACCAGCATGAACCCGACGCTCGCCTCAGGCGAAATCGAACTGCGCGGCACAAAGGGAACGGCGTACGTTTCCGAACGCCAGTACGAGATCCTTCCTGAACGACGCGGTCAGTTTTCGAAGCAAGAAAACTTTGCCAAGCCGGAGACTCGTTCGGAGGTTTCCAACAATCACGTGCTGACCGTCAATCACGCTCGCAATTTCTTGGACTGCATGGTGTCGCGTGAACGCTGTCACGCTGACATTGAGATCGGTCATCGCAGCACCACGTTCTGTCACCTGGCGAACATTTCGCAAACGCTGGGCAAGCGACTGGAATGGGATGCAAAGGCGGAGCGGTTCACCAACGACGAAGCCGCCAACGAGATGCTGCACTACGAGTACCGGGCCCCGTGGAAATTGCCCACGGTTTAA
- a CDS encoding M13 family metallopeptidase: MILSNRLVSTKGLLVTTRMPRPSSPRSSRGVRLQGCFGIALAGLSSLGKSAAGLALLGTVLQPAVVSAKSPGKTSQTVADKVSGIDQSLFSATVEPGQNFYLHANEEWLENTPIPSDKSNYGIFTVLDDATRSQVRALIEQSAETKAEQGTPAQKVGDLYRSVLDLDQRNALGLKPIQPVLEIVDGLKSKDELGATIGQLSRVGVDAPLGAYISVDAKASDTYTVYLSQSGLTLPDRDYYLEDDPQYVSAREALQVYVQDMLQVLSVESADELAQQVVAIETELAKNQWTKTENRDPEKTYNKLTLAEVDETIAGFDVPAMTHAIGLTDQDAFVVRQPSYLKSLGDLFADHSLEAWKAYLQFHAIDAYASALTADLERRHFEFHDKAISGIDEQQPMWKRAVDLTGSVLGEVVGQLYVEEHFAPEAKRRMNELVENLKRAFAERIESRDWMSEGTKKQALTKLGKFHTKIGYPDEWKDYSKLEITAESPATNLIAASIFETERQLAKLGGPIDRNEWHMTPQTINAYYNPTMNEIVFPAAILQPPFFNLAADDAVNYGGIGAVIGHELSHGFDDKGSKYDGDGNLVNWWTPKDREEFDKRASGLVDQYNAFQPFEDMNVNGELTLGENIGDLGGLSVAYEAYRLSLEGQPAKVIDNLTGDQRFFLGWAQIWRRLYREPELRKRLITDPHSPSEYRVNGIVRNMDAWYEAFRIDETDPLYIAPEERIRIW; encoded by the coding sequence TTGATTCTTTCCAATCGACTCGTTTCGACAAAAGGATTGCTCGTGACCACTCGTATGCCCCGACCCTCAAGCCCTCGTTCTTCCCGCGGGGTTCGCCTGCAGGGCTGCTTTGGAATCGCTTTGGCCGGCCTGTCGTCGCTTGGCAAATCCGCCGCGGGTTTGGCCTTGCTCGGCACAGTCTTGCAGCCCGCCGTTGTCTCCGCGAAATCTCCCGGCAAGACCAGCCAAACGGTTGCCGACAAAGTCTCTGGCATCGACCAGTCTCTATTCAGCGCCACCGTCGAACCGGGCCAAAACTTCTACTTGCACGCCAATGAAGAGTGGCTGGAAAACACGCCGATTCCATCGGACAAATCCAACTACGGAATCTTCACGGTGCTGGACGACGCGACGCGGTCCCAAGTCCGAGCGTTGATCGAACAATCGGCTGAGACCAAAGCCGAGCAGGGCACGCCAGCCCAAAAGGTCGGCGATCTGTATCGCAGTGTGTTGGACCTCGACCAACGCAACGCACTCGGGCTCAAGCCTATCCAACCGGTTTTGGAGATCGTCGACGGATTGAAATCCAAAGACGAGCTCGGTGCCACGATCGGTCAACTGTCTCGCGTCGGCGTGGACGCTCCCTTGGGTGCCTACATCAGCGTCGATGCCAAGGCCAGCGACACCTACACGGTGTACCTGTCTCAGTCAGGTTTGACGCTCCCCGACCGCGACTACTACCTCGAAGACGATCCCCAATACGTGTCGGCCCGCGAAGCGTTGCAGGTATACGTCCAAGACATGCTGCAAGTTTTGTCGGTTGAGTCCGCCGATGAATTGGCACAGCAAGTCGTGGCCATCGAAACCGAACTGGCGAAGAACCAGTGGACCAAGACCGAGAATCGCGACCCCGAAAAAACCTACAACAAACTCACGCTCGCGGAAGTCGATGAGACGATCGCGGGCTTCGACGTCCCTGCGATGACCCATGCGATTGGCCTGACCGACCAAGACGCCTTTGTCGTCCGGCAGCCCAGCTACCTGAAATCTCTTGGTGATCTCTTCGCCGACCACAGCCTTGAAGCATGGAAAGCGTACCTGCAATTCCACGCGATCGATGCCTACGCATCCGCATTGACGGCAGACCTGGAACGACGCCACTTTGAATTCCACGACAAAGCCATCTCGGGAATCGATGAGCAGCAACCGATGTGGAAACGAGCGGTCGATTTGACCGGCAGCGTTTTGGGTGAGGTGGTCGGGCAACTGTACGTCGAAGAGCACTTTGCCCCCGAAGCCAAGCGTCGCATGAACGAATTGGTTGAAAACCTCAAACGCGCCTTCGCCGAACGCATTGAATCGCGTGACTGGATGAGCGAAGGCACCAAGAAACAGGCCCTCACGAAGCTTGGCAAATTCCACACCAAGATCGGCTACCCCGACGAATGGAAGGATTACAGCAAACTCGAAATCACGGCTGAGTCCCCCGCGACCAACCTGATCGCCGCGTCGATTTTTGAAACCGAGCGTCAACTCGCCAAGTTGGGTGGACCGATTGATCGCAACGAGTGGCACATGACGCCACAAACGATCAACGCTTACTACAACCCGACGATGAACGAAATTGTGTTTCCGGCTGCGATCCTGCAGCCCCCCTTCTTCAATTTGGCCGCCGACGACGCGGTCAACTACGGCGGCATCGGCGCCGTGATCGGTCACGAACTTTCGCACGGCTTCGACGACAAAGGCAGCAAGTACGACGGCGACGGGAACCTGGTGAATTGGTGGACGCCCAAGGATCGCGAAGAATTCGATAAGCGAGCCTCCGGTTTGGTCGACCAGTACAATGCGTTTCAACCGTTTGAGGACATGAACGTCAACGGCGAACTGACGCTGGGCGAAAATATCGGCGACCTGGGCGGCCTGAGCGTCGCTTACGAAGCCTATCGCTTGTCACTGGAAGGCCAACCGGCCAAGGTCATCGACAATTTGACCGGTGATCAACGATTCTTCTTGGGCTGGGCCCAGATCTGGCGTCGCCTGTATCGCGAACCCGAATTGCGGAAACGTTTGATCACGGACCCGCACAGCCCCAGCGAATACCGCGTCAACGGAATCGTCCGCAACATGGACGCTTGGTACGAAGCGTTCCGAATCGACGAAACCGACCCGCTCTACATCGCTCCCGAAGAACGCATTCGGATCTGGTGA
- a CDS encoding serine/threonine-protein kinase, translating into MNAWHPSDDVLRLVLDEHADAQTDEDVTSHLDECELCQTRIEQFAESSHGIRESLRRETMSGSLALDTPKLAAPSETAWLADFAVSFLQPTDQPDAIGKLGEFEVQSVIGHGGMGIVLKGFQPELNRPVAIKVMSPHLASIGTARKRFLREAQATAAIVHPNVMPILSVSESATLPYLVMPYVACRTLQQRIDTEGPLPITDVLRIGIQVAAALAAAHRQGLVHRDVKPANILIEPAVDRTMLTDFGLARAADDVTVTRSGVIAGTPQYMSPEQARGESVDARSDLFALGCVLYAMATGRPPFRSETSYGILRRITDHPHRPMRESQASVPVWMEHLVDQLLRKDARNRISSAEETQRLLEACLAHVQQPSIPLPSEVMASKRPHIRLAVLLAVLLLASIPLIATNVWNRSRTTQSTVVETRPASNPSASQPEPVDPDFALAGPVTESVWTEPTTNESTSLAEIDSQLELIQMQIESLQRSLEVNEQP; encoded by the coding sequence GTGAACGCCTGGCACCCCAGCGACGATGTCCTGCGATTGGTGCTCGACGAGCACGCCGACGCACAGACCGACGAAGACGTCACCTCCCACCTCGATGAATGCGAGCTTTGCCAGACCAGAATCGAACAATTCGCGGAGTCCTCCCACGGGATTCGCGAATCGCTCCGGCGTGAAACCATGTCGGGCAGCCTCGCGCTCGACACACCCAAACTGGCCGCTCCCAGCGAGACGGCTTGGCTGGCCGATTTCGCGGTATCGTTTCTGCAGCCAACCGACCAACCCGATGCGATTGGCAAACTCGGTGAGTTCGAGGTCCAGTCCGTGATCGGGCATGGCGGAATGGGGATTGTGCTGAAGGGTTTTCAACCGGAGCTGAATCGTCCGGTGGCCATCAAAGTCATGTCGCCCCACTTGGCCTCGATCGGAACGGCTCGCAAACGTTTTCTTCGCGAGGCACAGGCAACCGCGGCGATCGTGCATCCCAATGTGATGCCGATTTTGTCCGTCAGTGAATCGGCCACCCTGCCCTACTTGGTCATGCCGTATGTGGCTTGCCGGACACTGCAACAACGCATCGACACCGAGGGTCCGCTGCCGATCACCGATGTGCTGCGGATCGGTATCCAAGTCGCCGCGGCGCTCGCTGCCGCCCACCGACAAGGATTGGTGCATCGCGACGTGAAGCCCGCCAACATCCTGATCGAACCTGCCGTCGACCGAACGATGTTGACCGACTTTGGTTTGGCCCGGGCCGCCGATGACGTGACGGTCACACGCTCCGGAGTGATCGCGGGAACGCCCCAGTACATGTCACCCGAACAAGCACGTGGTGAATCGGTCGATGCTCGCAGCGATCTGTTTGCACTCGGATGCGTGCTGTACGCGATGGCGACGGGACGTCCACCCTTTCGTTCGGAAACCAGTTACGGAATTCTGCGCCGGATCACAGATCATCCTCATCGTCCGATGCGGGAAAGCCAAGCGAGCGTTCCGGTTTGGATGGAGCACTTGGTCGATCAATTGCTTCGCAAGGACGCAAGAAATCGAATCAGCAGCGCCGAAGAAACGCAGCGTTTGCTGGAAGCCTGCTTGGCCCACGTGCAACAACCCAGCATCCCTCTTCCGAGCGAAGTGATGGCATCGAAAAGACCCCACATCCGTCTCGCGGTTTTACTGGCGGTTCTGCTTCTGGCTTCCATTCCATTGATCGCCACCAATGTTTGGAACCGATCGAGAACGACCCAATCGACTGTCGTCGAGACGCGACCGGCTAGCAATCCTTCCGCGTCCCAACCCGAGCCCGTCGATCCCGACTTTGCCCTCGCGGGTCCGGTCACCGAATCGGTGTGGACCGAACCAACGACGAACGAATCCACCTCGCTGGCCGAGATCGATTCCCAACTGGAATTGATCCAGATGCAGATTGAATCGCTGCAAAGAAGCCTTGAAGTCAATGAGCAACCATGA